In Thermococcus chitonophagus, the genomic stretch AGTTGCCTAGTTAATGCCACAATAGATATGCTACTTGAGAGAGCCAAAAAGGCAAAACTGTTTGTTTTAACGGGCCCGACAGGTCAACTACTTCCAGAGTTCCTTAAGGGAACAGTGGTAACTCACCTAGCGGCGATGAAAGTCATCAATATAGAAAAGGCACTCCTCGGTCTAAAGCTGGGGAGTTTTAAAGGATTCGAGGAGGGAAATAAAAAGTACGTGGTAGAGGTGCCCTAAAGGAGCTTTCTGAAGTAGCTCTTTAGCGCGGCCCAATTCAAGTAGATGTGAACCACAGAAAGGCCGAAGAATGCGAAGCCTAAATAGATGTGGAGTGTATCAGATACTTCCACTGGTAGCGAAGGAAAGAGCCTTCCTAAAAGCAGTATAGTTCCAGTTATACCTGTTATC encodes the following:
- a CDS encoding DUF4405 domain-containing protein, which encodes MRLRMFVSIVLFFLWLITGITGTILLLGRLFPSLPVEVSDTLHIYLGFAFFGLSVVHIYLNWAALKSYFRKLL